In Streptobacillus ratti, the following proteins share a genomic window:
- a CDS encoding DUF3284 domain-containing protein yields the protein MRVEQKIKVSSKEFYNFLIENIKKEMNVTGKIKKGMKFNVELKTKTNQIAKSIVEIINLVENSRYTLKYTSSLGENIVDYQINELNMNEIEIIYDEIYITKSHFQKYNHIFMEFFYSFFLKRKKKKMLKAVENYLINKRMEGNND from the coding sequence ATGAGAGTAGAGCAAAAAATAAAGGTATCTTCAAAAGAATTTTATAATTTTTTGATTGAAAATATAAAAAAAGAGATGAATGTTACAGGGAAAATAAAAAAAGGAATGAAATTTAATGTAGAACTTAAAACTAAAACTAATCAGATAGCTAAAAGCATTGTAGAAATAATAAATTTAGTTGAAAATTCAAGATATACATTAAAATATACTTCAAGCTTAGGTGAAAATATTGTAGACTATCAAATTAATGAGTTGAATATGAATGAAATAGAGATAATATATGATGAAATATATATTACAAAATCTCATTTTCAAAAATATAATCATATATTTATGGAATTTTTTTATTCTTTTTTCTTAAAAAGAAAGAAAAAGAAAATGTTAAAAGCAGTAGAAAATTATTTAATAAATAAAAGAATGGAGGGAAACAATGATTAA
- a CDS encoding PTS sugar transporter subunit IIC — protein MKKFMNWMENYFVPMATKLSSQKHLVAIRDSFIAILPVTMVGSIAVLLNVLFRNIPNEYGFPQVAEFMAPLININGVVWFGSLAILSLVFIVALGYNVASGYKVNPLAGSLVAVASFILFLPQEARFMADINGTVHEVSSWGFLNFNQYLGATGLFPAMVIGFFSTIIYSKLMIRKITINLPDSVPPAVNKAFASIIPGVIAIYASATLSYLVTTYTGQTLNDLISKYIQAPLLGLSQGAFSVILLAFLVQLFWFFGLHGHNVLAPFLDGIYQPALLANAEHIAKGGTVDTLPYLWTRGSFDAYLQMGGSGITIALIIAIFLFSKREDHRAVAKLGLPMGVFNINEPMIFGMPIVLNPLYLIPFLSVSTIGAIIAYVATVLGVIPPVFVQVPWILPPGVYAFFATGGSVVAALVSLFNVFVAFVIWTPFVIMANRIKEN, from the coding sequence ATGAAAAAATTTATGAATTGGATGGAAAATTATTTTGTTCCTATGGCAACAAAGCTTTCTTCCCAAAAGCATTTAGTTGCTATTAGAGATTCATTTATTGCAATTTTACCAGTTACTATGGTTGGTTCTATTGCAGTATTACTTAATGTATTATTTAGAAATATTCCTAATGAATATGGATTTCCACAAGTTGCTGAATTTATGGCACCACTTATTAATATTAATGGTGTAGTATGGTTCGGTTCACTTGCAATCCTTTCATTAGTATTTATAGTTGCATTAGGATATAATGTGGCTTCAGGGTATAAGGTAAATCCACTTGCTGGTTCTTTAGTTGCAGTTGCATCATTTATTTTATTCTTACCACAAGAAGCAAGATTTATGGCTGATATAAATGGAACAGTACATGAAGTTTCATCATGGGGATTTTTAAACTTTAACCAATATTTAGGTGCTACAGGGTTATTCCCAGCTATGGTTATTGGATTTTTCTCAACAATAATTTATAGTAAATTAATGATAAGAAAAATAACAATTAATTTACCAGATTCAGTGCCACCAGCAGTTAATAAAGCATTTGCATCTATAATACCAGGAGTAATTGCAATATATGCTTCAGCTACTTTATCATACCTTGTTACAACATATACAGGGCAAACATTAAATGATTTGATATCTAAATATATTCAAGCTCCATTATTAGGACTTTCTCAAGGTGCATTTTCAGTAATATTACTTGCATTCTTAGTTCAACTTTTCTGGTTCTTTGGATTACATGGACATAATGTACTTGCTCCATTCCTTGATGGGATTTATCAACCTGCTTTACTTGCAAACGCAGAACACATTGCTAAAGGTGGGACAGTTGATACTTTACCATATTTATGGACAAGAGGTTCATTTGATGCTTATCTTCAAATGGGTGGATCTGGAATTACTATAGCATTAATAATTGCAATTTTCCTATTTTCAAAAAGAGAAGATCATAGAGCAGTTGCAAAACTTGGATTACCTATGGGTGTTTTTAATATTAACGAACCTATGATTTTTGGAATGCCTATAGTATTAAATCCGTTATACTTAATTCCATTTTTATCAGTTTCTACTATAGGTGCAATTATTGCATATGTTGCAACAGTTTTAGGTGTAATTCCACCAGTGTTTGTACAAGTTCCATGGATATTACCGCCGGGGGTTTATGCTTTCTTTGCAACAGGTGGAAGTGTAGTCGCAGCATTAGTTTCATTATTTAATGTATTTGTGGCATTTGTAATATGGACACCATTTGTAATTATGGCAAATAGAATAAAAGAAAATTAA
- a CDS encoding PTS sugar transporter subunit IIB, whose product MLKILLICTAGMSTSFLVEKMKKEAETRNLEVQITAIPEASSDEFVGKVDVVLLGPQIKYLENDIKDKFGETPVGVINMMDYGMMKGDKVLDYALSMIEKN is encoded by the coding sequence ATGCTAAAAATTTTATTAATTTGTACAGCTGGAATGTCTACAAGTTTTTTAGTAGAAAAAATGAAAAAAGAGGCTGAAACAAGAAATTTAGAAGTTCAAATTACTGCAATACCTGAAGCAAGTTCAGATGAATTTGTAGGTAAAGTTGATGTAGTTTTACTTGGTCCACAAATTAAATATTTAGAAAATGATATTAAAGATAAGTTTGGTGAAACACCAGTTGGTGTTATTAACATGATGGATTATGGAATGATGAAAGGTGATAAAGTTTTAGATTACGCATTATCAATGATAGAAAAAAATTAA
- a CDS encoding PTS lactose/cellobiose transporter subunit IIA yields the protein MTYDELSEYAMQIIANSGMSRSSSMQAIQFAKKGNFEKVDECMKEADKYYLEAHEIQTDLIVKETSSDEKIILNLIMVHAQDHLTMALLTKDLAKEIIELHKK from the coding sequence ATGACTTATGATGAATTAAGTGAGTATGCAATGCAGATAATTGCAAATTCAGGAATGTCAAGATCTAGTTCTATGCAAGCAATACAATTTGCTAAAAAGGGAAATTTTGAAAAAGTTGATGAATGTATGAAAGAGGCAGACAAATATTATTTAGAAGCACATGAAATTCAAACAGATTTAATAGTTAAAGAAACTTCAAGTGATGAAAAAATTATTTTAAACTTAATTATGGTACACGCACAAGATCATTTAACTATGGCACTATTAACTAAGGATTTAGCAAAAGAAATTATTGAATTACATAAAAAATAG